From the genome of Persephonella sp., one region includes:
- a CDS encoding RusA family crossover junction endodeoxyribonuclease, which yields MKKEFYLSFIPPSKANRVKINLRAYSKSGKRYIVPKDVSLKINKAIWELQNQHDGETFSKPVEVDILFILPNKRRRDLDNIMKTLGDCLVYAGIIKDDNLIYRQVLEKIVVKGEEGVIIKIKEHKEKSTQTKVLEKLKKYKESVDGI from the coding sequence ATGAAAAAAGAGTTTTATCTATCTTTTATCCCTCCCTCAAAAGCAAATAGGGTGAAGATAAACCTCAGAGCTTACTCAAAAAGTGGAAAAAGATATATAGTTCCTAAAGATGTTTCTCTGAAAATAAATAAAGCTATATGGGAACTTCAAAATCAACATGACGGAGAAACTTTTTCAAAGCCGGTTGAGGTGGACATTCTTTTTATTCTGCCTAATAAAAGAAGAAGGGATTTAGATAATATTATGAAAACCCTTGGAGATTGTCTGGTTTATGCAGGAATTATCAAAGACGATAATTTAATCTATAGACAGGTTCTTGAAAAAATTGTGGTGAAAGGTGAAGAAGGTGTTATTATTAAAATAAAGGAGCATAAAGAAAAATCTACGCAGACAAAGGTTCTGGAAAAATTAAAAAAGTATAAAGAGAGTGTTGATGGAATTTAA
- a CDS encoding DUF72 domain-containing protein: protein MYTFIGTSGFFYWGWKGRFYPQELKPSQWFEFYASKFNTVEINSTFYNFPKKSSLKKWHKISPENFVFSVKVNKHITHIKRLKDIKQEMKEFYSIVSEALGEKLGAVLFQMPPSFKYFEENLNRVLDVVNPEFTNVFEFRHKSWWNEEVFKILGKNNIVFCSVSAPKLPEIFVKNTNIAYIRFHGKTDWYKYKYSVEELAEWVKKIKTNPPDKLFVYFNNDYYGYAPENAQQFKDLLNK, encoded by the coding sequence ATGTATACATTTATTGGAACTTCAGGCTTTTTTTATTGGGGCTGGAAAGGAAGATTTTATCCACAAGAACTTAAACCTTCCCAATGGTTTGAGTTCTACGCTTCAAAATTTAATACAGTAGAGATAAATTCCACATTTTATAACTTTCCTAAAAAAAGTAGCTTAAAAAAATGGCACAAAATTTCACCTGAAAATTTTGTTTTCTCAGTAAAGGTAAATAAGCATATTACCCATATAAAAAGATTAAAAGATATAAAACAAGAGATGAAAGAATTTTATTCAATTGTATCAGAAGCATTAGGAGAAAAATTAGGTGCTGTCTTGTTCCAGATGCCACCAAGTTTTAAATATTTTGAAGAAAATTTAAACAGAGTATTGGATGTTGTAAATCCTGAATTTACAAATGTATTTGAGTTTAGACACAAATCGTGGTGGAATGAAGAGGTTTTTAAAATCTTAGGTAAAAATAATATTGTTTTTTGCAGTGTAAGTGCCCCTAAACTCCCTGAAATTTTTGTTAAAAATACAAACATAGCATATATAAGATTTCACGGAAAAACAGACTGGTATAAATACAAGTATTCAGTAGAAGAACTTGCAGAATGGGTTAAAAAAATAAAAACCAATCCACCAGACAAACTTTTTGTTTATTTTAATAATGATTACTATGGATATGCTCCAGAAAATGCACAGCAGTTTAAAGATTTATTAAATAAGTAA
- a CDS encoding 4Fe-4S dicluster domain-containing protein: MAKRQLAMVMDLNKCIGCQTCTVACKTQWTNRNGREYMYWNNVETHPGAGYPRNWMEAGGGFDENGNLRDGIIPDMVDYGVPWDYNHDEIFNTPADEFVLSPDEDPKWGPNWDEDVGIGDWPNSYYFYIPRICNHCSNPGCLAACPREAIFKREQDGIVLVDLDRCQGYRYCIAGCPYKKIYFNPKLSKSEKCIFCFPRIEKGLPPACAHQCVGRIRFVGFLDDEEGQVYKLVHKYKVALPLRPDFGTQPNVYYVPPVIAPPKFDEEGKLIENEQRIPIEYLEKLFGPEVHQAIKTLKEEMAKRERGEESELMDILIAYNHADMFRLDENYYQKVAAEQGLKGTEYFKLIDQRYVQGANTPKVEGIYGKVYFQTQPALKEEKEGE, from the coding sequence ATGGCTAAAAGACAATTAGCAATGGTAATGGACTTAAATAAATGTATTGGTTGCCAAACCTGTACAGTTGCATGTAAAACCCAGTGGACAAACAGAAACGGTAGAGAATATATGTATTGGAACAACGTAGAAACCCACCCGGGTGCAGGTTATCCAAGGAACTGGATGGAAGCCGGTGGTGGATTTGATGAAAATGGGAACCTGAGAGACGGAATTATTCCAGATATGGTTGACTATGGAGTGCCATGGGACTATAACCATGATGAAATATTTAACACTCCAGCAGATGAATTTGTTCTTTCCCCAGACGAAGACCCTAAATGGGGTCCAAACTGGGATGAGGATGTTGGTATAGGTGACTGGCCTAACTCTTACTACTTTTATATTCCAAGAATATGTAACCACTGTTCTAACCCAGGATGTCTTGCTGCTTGCCCAAGGGAAGCTATCTTCAAAAGGGAGCAAGACGGTATAGTTCTTGTTGACCTTGACAGATGCCAAGGATACAGATACTGTATTGCAGGATGTCCTTATAAGAAAATCTACTTCAACCCTAAACTTTCTAAATCAGAAAAATGTATATTCTGTTTCCCAAGAATTGAGAAAGGCCTTCCTCCTGCATGTGCTCATCAGTGCGTAGGAAGAATAAGATTTGTAGGTTTCCTTGATGATGAAGAAGGACAGGTATATAAGCTGGTTCACAAATATAAAGTTGCACTTCCACTCAGACCGGACTTTGGAACACAGCCTAACGTTTACTATGTTCCACCTGTAATTGCTCCTCCAAAATTTGATGAAGAAGGAAAACTTATAGAAAACGAACAAAGAATTCCTATTGAATATCTTGAAAAACTCTTTGGACCTGAAGTTCATCAGGCTATTAAAACCCTCAAAGAAGAGATGGCAAAAAGAGAGAGAGGAGAAGAGTCTGAATTAATGGATATTCTGATTGCTTACAACCACGCAGATATGTTCAGACTTGATGAAAACTATTACCAAAAAGTTGCTGCAGAACAAGGATTAAAAGGAACAGAATACTTCAAGCTGATAGACCAAAGATATGTTCAAGGTGCAAATACTCCAAAAGTAGAAGGAATTTATGGAAAAGTTTACTTCCAGACACAACCTGCATTAAAAGAGGAGAAAGAAGGGGAGTAA
- a CDS encoding molybdopterin-dependent oxidoreductase: protein MALSRRDFLKALTASSAGIALGGNAAFAKDQATIVEDPRSSYPNTSYTETMYRKEFAFTYGSKEDHGTAYHCVNCQGNCAWDVWVNNGIITRENQVANYTPINPKIPDFNPRGCNKGVQHSHVTYEKDRILYPLKRVGKRGEGKWKRISWDEAITEVAKNIYETMLTKGPEGLFIHVGAGMLTEGRGAAGKRLGTLLGAVRNYIASYVGDMFPGVTVVYGEGNVGCSYDFFYTTDVNIWWGQDPNKTRIPDAHFLWEGRYNGAKNIVITPDFNASCVHADLWVPVRAGYDGFLAMAIINEIIKKKLYKPKFVKHFTDLPFLVRLDNKKLLRLSDIDPEKTPEFDKDLYKLFEEKGEGKEWEPEKAFFAWNTKTNKLTAMPGTEGAPVKTLKLKDVGWDIDPALEGSWEVTLKDGKKVKVTTVFELVKQEAAKFDAKKTWKLTGVHPTIVEELAKDIALPKVVMISMGFTIGKYFNGLLTQRAIASIPGLVGRLGPYGGFNSENEWSISGMSKLSGFSGKYKQRFASGFVQEFILGNMLKDIEKLYDDEDVKRATGLSKEEYLKKIKEDLANFGNDEKWKENFHNKDGKPYWDTVETFLIFGDSRFRRSKGATYREAFLKKAKFFAYVDWRMNSTAQYADIILPAKSMYEVWDIRTNPGYHRYANMAQPPQNLKPVGESKSEWEICTLIVEKLQELAMKKYKETGDKKYIKIPDPTHSKTGYRDLDKVVEEYTYGGKLRNDRDAVELALESVDQFQPNDIETVRKRGGFIVLNEKAGKSSPLYPDKPYNSFENNLYLFERFETLSGRLTYYVDHDRWIEFGANVPTAKEPIRPKRFPFVMMTPHARWSIHSTYKESTLLQRLQRGVPYVMINPEIAKKKGIKDGDEIRVFNDLGEFYAMAKVYPSCPKDAIILEHGWEPFFFKGNKSHNAVNASPLNLLELSDGWGHLMFGGNWDGNQHAYETTVDIEKA from the coding sequence ATGGCACTGTCAAGGAGAGATTTCCTTAAAGCCTTAACAGCATCAAGCGCAGGAATAGCTTTAGGTGGAAATGCTGCTTTTGCAAAAGACCAGGCGACAATAGTAGAAGACCCAAGAAGCTCGTATCCGAACACCAGCTATACTGAAACAATGTATAGAAAAGAATTCGCATTTACTTACGGTAGCAAAGAGGATCACGGAACCGCTTATCACTGTGTAAACTGTCAGGGTAACTGTGCATGGGATGTATGGGTAAATAACGGAATAATCACAAGGGAAAACCAGGTAGCAAACTACACACCTATTAACCCTAAAATTCCAGACTTTAACCCAAGGGGATGTAACAAAGGGGTTCAACATTCACATGTAACTTATGAAAAAGATAGAATCCTTTATCCTCTCAAAAGAGTGGGAAAAAGAGGAGAGGGAAAATGGAAAAGAATCTCCTGGGACGAGGCTATCACAGAAGTAGCTAAAAACATATATGAAACAATGCTCACAAAAGGTCCTGAAGGCCTCTTTATCCACGTTGGTGCCGGAATGCTCACAGAAGGTAGAGGGGCTGCAGGAAAAAGACTTGGAACACTCCTTGGAGCTGTAAGAAACTACATAGCTTCTTATGTTGGTGATATGTTCCCAGGTGTTACAGTGGTTTACGGAGAGGGAAACGTTGGTTGTTCCTATGATTTCTTTTACACAACAGATGTAAATATCTGGTGGGGACAAGACCCTAACAAAACAAGAATTCCGGATGCCCACTTCCTCTGGGAAGGTAGATACAACGGTGCTAAAAATATAGTTATTACTCCGGACTTCAACGCATCTTGTGTCCACGCAGACTTATGGGTGCCTGTAAGAGCCGGATATGACGGTTTCTTAGCAATGGCAATTATTAATGAGATAATCAAGAAAAAATTATATAAACCTAAATTTGTAAAACACTTTACAGACCTTCCATTCCTGGTAAGACTTGACAACAAAAAACTTCTCAGACTTTCTGATATTGACCCTGAAAAAACACCGGAGTTTGACAAAGACCTTTACAAACTCTTTGAAGAAAAAGGTGAAGGAAAAGAGTGGGAACCAGAAAAAGCATTCTTCGCATGGAATACAAAAACAAATAAACTTACAGCAATGCCTGGAACTGAAGGTGCTCCTGTAAAAACACTCAAACTTAAAGATGTAGGTTGGGATATTGACCCTGCACTTGAAGGTTCTTGGGAAGTAACACTCAAAGACGGTAAAAAAGTAAAAGTCACAACAGTATTTGAGCTTGTAAAACAAGAAGCTGCTAAATTTGATGCTAAAAAAACATGGAAACTAACAGGGGTTCACCCAACAATAGTTGAAGAACTTGCTAAAGATATAGCTCTTCCAAAAGTTGTAATGATTTCTATGGGATTCACAATTGGAAAATATTTCAATGGATTATTAACACAAAGAGCTATAGCATCAATACCGGGACTCGTTGGAAGACTCGGACCTTACGGTGGATTTAACTCAGAAAATGAATGGTCAATTTCTGGAATGAGCAAACTTTCCGGATTCTCTGGAAAATACAAACAGAGATTTGCTTCCGGTTTTGTCCAAGAATTCATTTTAGGAAATATGCTTAAAGATATTGAAAAACTTTATGATGATGAAGATGTAAAAAGAGCAACAGGTCTTTCTAAAGAGGAATACCTTAAGAAAATCAAAGAAGACCTTGCAAACTTTGGAAACGACGAAAAATGGAAAGAAAACTTCCACAATAAAGATGGTAAACCTTACTGGGACACTGTAGAAACATTCCTGATTTTCGGTGACTCAAGATTCAGAAGAAGTAAAGGTGCCACATACAGAGAAGCATTCCTCAAAAAAGCTAAATTCTTCGCTTATGTTGACTGGAGAATGAACTCTACTGCTCAATATGCAGATATAATTCTCCCAGCTAAATCTATGTATGAAGTATGGGATATAAGAACAAACCCTGGATACCATAGATACGCTAATATGGCACAACCACCTCAAAATCTTAAACCTGTTGGCGAATCAAAATCTGAGTGGGAAATCTGCACACTGATTGTTGAAAAACTACAAGAACTTGCTATGAAGAAATACAAAGAAACCGGAGACAAAAAGTATATCAAGATACCTGACCCAACCCACTCTAAAACAGGATACAGAGACCTTGATAAAGTTGTTGAAGAATATACATACGGCGGAAAACTCAGAAATGACAGAGATGCAGTTGAGCTTGCACTTGAAAGTGTTGACCAATTCCAACCTAACGATATTGAAACAGTTAGAAAAAGAGGTGGTTTCATAGTTCTTAACGAGAAAGCAGGAAAATCATCCCCACTTTATCCTGACAAACCTTATAACTCATTTGAAAATAATCTTTATTTATTTGAAAGATTTGAAACACTTTCAGGAAGACTTACATACTACGTTGACCATGACAGGTGGATTGAGTTTGGTGCTAACGTTCCAACAGCAAAAGAACCAATCAGACCTAAGAGATTCCCATTTGTTATGATGACACCTCACGCAAGATGGTCTATCCACTCAACATATAAAGAATCAACACTTCTCCAAAGATTACAAAGGGGTGTTCCATACGTAATGATTAATCCGGAAATCGCTAAGAAAAAAGGAATAAAAGACGGAGATGAAATAAGAGTATTTAACGATCTCGGTGAATTCTACGCAATGGCTAAGGTTTATCCATCATGTCCAAAAGATGCAATTATACTTGAACACGGATGGGAACCGTTCTTCTTCAAAGGAAACAAATCACATAACGCTGTTAACGCATCTCCGTTGAACTTACTTGAGCTTTCAGATGGCTGGGGACACCTTATGTTTGGTGGAAACTGGGATGGTAACCAGCATGCATACGAAACAACAGTAGATATTGAGAAAGCTTAA
- a CDS encoding methyl-accepting chemotaxis protein, which yields MLSGFFKDSKNNNNSQEIRTSFETTDINCNDTSDEKIMLFESFLKSFNNGLLILDKNKQIVEINSKAEKILKNLGISTAEIDRLDIYIDENNTINVNGVIYQVEKRSFPEGNFIVFRDITSLKRLLDDVVCVLADNAAMSVYNMSKSKLLTNILNVYMERKLKDILNQLLMKSDDLEELNSFIATVKEEVEKSHKVLDIIENISNQTNLLSLNAAIEAARAGEAGKGFSVVAEEIRSLASKTSRNTEEIRKLIDEIVKTVDKTLEISNITSSGIKDIVNAFKFEFEILYNSIKNLNQFITDTFDEQLQSWDNVMKSQEILPDKRFRMFLSLLQKIIDHSIYMGNISSVITEEKPWEPPGYTECAFGRWFYSVGKEEIKSLGGGSLDLLIKIENPHKKFHELGEEVIKHFKAGNLDKMKEIGVKMVHQSNELIAALRKLADNVKTCNV from the coding sequence ATGTTATCAGGATTTTTTAAGGATTCTAAAAATAATAATAATTCCCAAGAAATTAGAACTTCATTTGAAACTACAGATATCAACTGTAATGATACTTCAGATGAAAAAATAATGCTTTTTGAAAGTTTCCTGAAAAGTTTTAATAATGGTTTGCTAATTTTAGATAAGAATAAACAGATAGTTGAGATTAATTCTAAAGCAGAAAAAATACTTAAAAATCTAGGGATATCTACTGCCGAAATAGACAGATTAGATATTTATATAGATGAAAATAATACTATTAATGTAAACGGAGTAATATATCAGGTAGAAAAACGTTCCTTTCCGGAAGGAAATTTTATTGTTTTCAGAGATATAACTTCTTTGAAAAGATTGTTAGATGATGTTGTATGCGTGCTTGCAGATAACGCAGCAATGTCTGTATATAACATGAGTAAATCAAAGCTCCTAACCAATATTTTGAATGTTTATATGGAAAGGAAACTAAAGGATATACTTAATCAATTGTTGATGAAAAGTGATGATTTAGAAGAACTTAATAGTTTTATTGCTACAGTTAAAGAAGAAGTAGAAAAAAGTCATAAGGTTTTAGATATTATTGAGAATATATCAAATCAAACTAATCTTTTATCTCTTAATGCTGCTATTGAAGCTGCAAGGGCAGGTGAAGCTGGAAAAGGTTTTTCTGTTGTTGCCGAAGAAATAAGAAGTCTTGCTTCTAAAACCTCACGTAATACAGAGGAAATTCGTAAACTAATTGATGAAATTGTAAAAACTGTTGATAAAACCCTTGAGATTTCTAATATAACTTCTTCAGGGATCAAAGATATTGTTAATGCTTTTAAGTTTGAATTTGAAATTCTATACAATTCAATAAAAAATCTAAATCAGTTTATTACAGATACCTTTGATGAGCAGTTACAATCTTGGGATAATGTTATGAAATCACAGGAAATTCTCCCAGATAAAAGATTTAGAATGTTTTTAAGTCTTTTACAGAAAATAATAGACCATTCTATTTATATGGGTAATATATCTTCTGTTATTACTGAGGAAAAACCGTGGGAACCTCCGGGGTATACTGAATGTGCTTTCGGAAGATGGTTTTATTCTGTAGGTAAAGAAGAAATTAAATCTTTAGGAGGTGGCAGTCTTGATTTGCTGATTAAAATTGAAAATCCCCATAAAAAGTTCCATGAACTTGGAGAAGAAGTAATAAAACATTTTAAGGCGGGAAATCTTGATAAAATGAAGGAAATCGGAGTTAAGATGGTTCACCAATCAAATGAATTAATTGCTGCCTTGAGAAAACTTGCTGATAATGTAAAGACCTGTAATGTTTAA
- a CDS encoding rhodanese-like domain-containing protein → MSPKIERAIYIAVIIVLSGVLLAFGKKEVELRNNLPMTVDELADKMSNPKINLQIIDVRPYKPSEEEEDEAEDTDFYTLVHIPGAIPMPDCDLSKTPKDARPQISPYVPTVIVSKNGDPKVFEKCKKFFKFVRNLKGGIVAWDEAGYPEDEDEYTPPSAGGGGGCL, encoded by the coding sequence ATGAGTCCTAAAATTGAAAGAGCCATTTATATCGCAGTAATAATAGTTCTATCAGGGGTTCTCCTTGCCTTTGGTAAAAAAGAAGTAGAGTTGAGAAACAATCTGCCTATGACCGTTGATGAACTGGCAGACAAAATGTCAAATCCAAAAATTAATCTTCAAATTATAGATGTAAGACCTTATAAACCATCTGAAGAAGAAGAAGATGAAGCAGAAGATACTGATTTCTACACACTGGTTCATATTCCAGGTGCTATCCCAATGCCAGATTGTGACCTTAGCAAAACTCCAAAAGACGCACGTCCACAAATAAGCCCTTATGTTCCTACAGTAATAGTATCTAAAAACGGAGACCCAAAAGTATTTGAAAAATGTAAAAAATTCTTCAAATTTGTCAGAAATCTTAAAGGTGGCATAGTTGCTTGGGACGAAGCCGGTTATCCAGAAGATGAAGATGAATATACACCACCATCCGCTGGTGGAGGCGGTGGTTGTCTATAA
- a CDS encoding rhodanese-like domain-containing protein: MRKVNKAILTIAGMAAFAAPSFAEVPTGEEFVKKFIIDVDGAHKLLGKPNVRFVDGDSPKKFKEGHIPGSVNAFAHDLHLLNDIKKCGLPMCPDRAAKFIGEELGIDNNTHVIAYDDGRGPNASGVWFFLYLYGVDNVQMMDGGFATWKAKGYPVETGPAKKPPPKKFTPHIRKEIIATKEEVLKAIKDPDHYFILDARRIQEYTGKKLLEALAEPGKHEKVKRGGHIPGAVFSEWKKYAGNPKGKPNKHLFKPLKKLKKVLKKLEKKGLTPDKTVITYCHVGLGRGSFVFTALKILGFKKVKVYVGSWDEWGNDPNVPVETKMGRR, encoded by the coding sequence ATGAGAAAAGTAAACAAGGCAATACTCACTATTGCAGGAATGGCTGCATTCGCAGCACCATCTTTCGCTGAAGTTCCAACAGGCGAAGAGTTTGTTAAGAAGTTCATCATTGATGTTGATGGAGCTCACAAACTTCTTGGAAAACCTAATGTAAGATTTGTTGATGGTGACAGTCCTAAAAAATTCAAAGAAGGACATATCCCAGGTTCAGTAAACGCTTTTGCACACGACCTTCACCTTCTCAACGATATCAAAAAATGTGGACTTCCAATGTGTCCTGACAGAGCTGCAAAATTCATTGGAGAAGAACTCGGAATTGACAACAATACACATGTTATAGCTTATGACGATGGTAGAGGTCCAAACGCTTCAGGTGTATGGTTTTTCCTCTATCTGTACGGTGTTGACAATGTTCAAATGATGGATGGTGGTTTTGCCACATGGAAAGCTAAAGGATACCCTGTTGAAACAGGTCCAGCTAAAAAACCTCCACCTAAGAAATTCACACCTCATATTAGAAAAGAAATCATAGCTACAAAAGAAGAGGTTCTCAAAGCAATTAAAGATCCAGACCACTATTTTATCCTTGACGCAAGAAGAATTCAAGAATACACAGGTAAAAAACTTCTTGAAGCTTTAGCTGAACCAGGAAAACATGAAAAGGTTAAAAGAGGTGGACACATACCAGGAGCTGTATTCTCTGAGTGGAAAAAATATGCAGGAAACCCAAAAGGAAAACCAAACAAACATCTTTTCAAACCACTTAAAAAACTCAAAAAAGTTCTCAAAAAACTTGAGAAAAAAGGTTTAACTCCTGACAAAACAGTTATTACATACTGTCACGTTGGTTTAGGTAGAGGTTCTTTCGTATTTACAGCACTCAAAATCCTTGGATTTAAGAAAGTTAAAGTTTACGTAGGTTCTTGGGATGAATGGGGTAACGATCCAAACGTTCCAGTAGAAACAAAAATGGGAAGAAGATAA
- a CDS encoding YeeE/YedE thiosulfate transporter family protein: MEHINHLLMGLLTGALFGIVLHKVGAIRYSRVEGMLLLRDLKIMKFAFMGIATASIIYGLADIFGIAEQTNLLPRIMPYMGIAHLVGGFLFGIAMASAGFCPGTCVARVGAGKFVSIAGVIGLIIGIVIYSMIKPWLVDVGILGMKEKITLYGVLGIPYGPLAVAWGVLFIIFALIADWVDPAKKIGYDQPQGESLAAKIIKGEWHWAISGILAGLIIAWATAQGEYLGFSGGALAFVGWVAHLIGHPLAVVPKISPKIIWHAGLIMGVLPGAFLSAIISGTFKFDVVPPAFAKGVAPFPWVRLILVFFAGVFLALGAMIGGGCTTGAFLSAYPTLSVGSMAQSATYFVVGVLTANLIYFGRWSKFIQAKKESDAVYD; encoded by the coding sequence ATGGAACATATAAACCATCTGCTAATGGGACTTTTAACAGGTGCACTCTTTGGAATTGTTCTTCACAAAGTTGGTGCCATCAGATATTCCAGAGTTGAAGGAATGCTTTTACTCAGAGACCTGAAAATTATGAAATTTGCTTTTATGGGTATTGCAACTGCATCCATAATATACGGACTTGCTGATATATTTGGTATAGCCGAACAAACAAATCTCCTGCCAAGAATTATGCCGTATATGGGAATTGCTCATCTTGTAGGAGGATTCCTGTTTGGTATTGCAATGGCTTCAGCAGGTTTTTGTCCAGGAACATGTGTTGCCAGAGTTGGTGCAGGAAAATTTGTTTCTATAGCCGGTGTTATCGGGCTAATAATAGGAATAGTAATTTATTCAATGATAAAACCATGGCTTGTTGATGTTGGCATCTTAGGAATGAAAGAAAAAATCACTCTATATGGTGTATTGGGTATACCTTATGGACCTCTTGCTGTAGCTTGGGGTGTATTATTCATAATATTCGCATTAATTGCAGATTGGGTTGATCCTGCTAAGAAAATAGGCTATGACCAGCCTCAAGGTGAATCACTTGCTGCTAAAATCATTAAAGGTGAGTGGCACTGGGCTATATCAGGTATATTAGCAGGTTTAATAATAGCCTGGGCTACCGCACAGGGTGAATACTTAGGTTTCTCAGGTGGTGCACTTGCTTTTGTAGGATGGGTAGCACATCTGATAGGACATCCTCTTGCTGTAGTGCCAAAAATAAGTCCTAAAATAATCTGGCACGCAGGATTAATTATGGGAGTTTTACCTGGTGCTTTTCTCTCTGCAATAATTTCAGGAACATTCAAATTTGATGTGGTTCCACCAGCATTTGCAAAAGGTGTTGCACCATTCCCATGGGTAAGACTTATACTCGTGTTCTTTGCAGGTGTTTTCCTTGCTCTTGGTGCAATGATAGGTGGTGGATGCACAACAGGAGCTTTCTTATCAGCTTATCCAACACTTTCTGTAGGCTCAATGGCACAATCTGCAACTTATTTTGTGGTAGGAGTTTTAACAGCAAACTTAATCTACTTTGGTAGATGGAGCAAATTTATTCAAGCCAAAAAAGAATCAGATGCTGTTTACGACTAA
- a CDS encoding MgtC/SapB family protein → MEFKLTPETYELLFKIIFSMAAGLLIGLEREHRTKSEIFAGIRTFPLISLLGMLSGLIFDKYWNGVLYFTFGAIVILAVINYYMEYKKDIGSTTEIATFIAFVIGLLIYYEYYYIAAFLSVATTGLLALKRTLEGFAKNISEEDIFAIIKFVLVTVIIFPLLPDKNYGPFDAINPKNIWEMVVLVSVIDFIAYIILRWKGTKTLWITGVIGGMISSTAVSYELAKLSKRYSAVIYSAFFGIVLAWLIMNFRVLVLAGIVNFRISLILSLPLILLSIIYILILGFIFFRKKEEIKKTSEQEIQFSNPFQITSALQFGLIYGVILFLTKALNYYMGTKGVFIASFLSGVIDVDAITLSLSNMAKQGNIESIIAAKSIMLAVVSNSIFKYLYIFLFGDKNLVKEMALITIITIVLGVAYLLI, encoded by the coding sequence ATGGAATTTAAACTCACGCCTGAAACATATGAACTGTTATTCAAAATAATTTTTTCAATGGCTGCAGGCCTTCTTATAGGACTAGAAAGGGAGCATAGAACAAAATCTGAGATATTTGCAGGAATCAGAACATTTCCTCTTATTTCCCTTCTGGGAATGTTATCAGGATTGATTTTTGATAAATATTGGAATGGAGTTCTTTATTTTACTTTTGGTGCGATTGTTATTCTTGCAGTTATTAATTACTATATGGAATATAAAAAAGATATAGGTTCAACCACAGAGATAGCAACTTTCATTGCCTTTGTAATAGGACTACTTATCTATTATGAATACTACTATATAGCCGCTTTTCTTTCTGTAGCTACTACCGGTTTACTTGCCCTTAAAAGAACCCTTGAAGGATTTGCAAAGAATATTTCAGAAGAAGATATTTTTGCCATAATAAAGTTTGTCTTAGTGACTGTTATTATTTTTCCTCTTTTACCAGATAAAAATTATGGTCCTTTTGATGCAATTAATCCCAAAAATATATGGGAAATGGTTGTTCTTGTATCTGTAATTGATTTTATTGCATATATAATCCTGAGATGGAAAGGAACTAAAACATTATGGATTACAGGTGTTATTGGTGGCATGATTTCTTCTACTGCTGTTTCTTATGAACTTGCAAAATTATCCAAAAGATATTCTGCAGTTATATATTCTGCATTTTTTGGGATTGTTCTGGCCTGGTTAATAATGAATTTTAGAGTTTTAGTGCTTGCAGGTATAGTAAATTTTAGAATTTCTCTTATTTTGTCTTTGCCGCTAATTCTTCTTTCAATTATTTATATATTGATTCTTGGGTTTATTTTCTTTAGAAAAAAAGAGGAAATTAAAAAAACATCAGAGCAAGAAATACAGTTTAGTAATCCATTTCAAATAACATCTGCATTACAATTTGGATTGATTTATGGAGTTATTTTGTTTTTAACAAAGGCTTTAAATTACTACATGGGAACGAAAGGTGTTTTTATAGCAAGCTTTTTGTCTGGGGTAATAGATGTTGATGCTATAACACTTTCTTTATCAAATATGGCAAAACAGGGAAATATTGAAAGTATAATTGCTGCTAAAAGTATAATGCTGGCTGTAGTTTCAAATAGTATTTTTAAGTATCTGTATATATTCCTTTTTGGAGACAAAAATTTGGTAAAAGAGATGGCACTTATTACTATTATTACAATTGTTCTTGGAGTTGCATATTTACTTATTTAA